Proteins encoded together in one Qingshengfaniella alkalisoli window:
- a CDS encoding prephenate/arogenate dehydrogenase family protein, producing the protein MSVIYDRVALIGLGLIASSMALAMKRGGLAGEIVGTARSKETRNAALEIGFCDRVTETAREAVKGADLVVLCVPVGAMGVVAKEIGPHLKAGATVSDVGSVKAAVIEAVAPHLPDDVHFVPGHPLAGTEHSGPHSGFAELFDNRWCLLVPVPGSKPDAVAKLRALWEGIGAHVDEMDPEHHDLVLAVTSHTPHLIAYTMVGVADDLRRVTDGEVIKYSAAGFRDFTRIAASDPTMWRDVFLTNKDATLEILGRFTEELFALQRAIRTGDGDHLHDYFTRTRAIRRGIIEAGQDTAAPDFGRGGGTRK; encoded by the coding sequence ATGAGCGTGATCTATGACCGTGTCGCGCTGATCGGGTTGGGGCTGATTGCGTCGTCTATGGCGCTTGCCATGAAGCGCGGGGGGCTTGCCGGTGAAATCGTCGGAACCGCGCGCTCCAAGGAAACACGCAATGCTGCATTGGAAATAGGTTTCTGCGACCGTGTGACCGAGACTGCGCGCGAAGCAGTCAAGGGCGCGGACCTGGTTGTGCTGTGCGTTCCCGTTGGTGCGATGGGCGTTGTGGCAAAAGAAATCGGCCCGCATCTGAAGGCTGGTGCGACGGTGTCCGATGTGGGTTCCGTCAAGGCGGCGGTCATTGAAGCGGTCGCCCCGCATTTGCCGGACGATGTGCACTTCGTGCCGGGCCATCCCTTGGCAGGCACGGAGCATTCGGGTCCGCATTCCGGGTTTGCGGAATTGTTCGACAATCGCTGGTGTCTCCTGGTCCCCGTCCCCGGCAGTAAGCCTGACGCCGTGGCGAAACTGCGCGCGCTGTGGGAAGGCATCGGTGCACATGTCGACGAGATGGACCCCGAGCATCATGATCTGGTTCTCGCTGTCACAAGCCACACGCCTCATCTGATCGCCTACACTATGGTCGGTGTCGCCGATGACCTGCGGCGTGTGACGGATGGTGAAGTGATCAAGTATTCGGCTGCGGGTTTCAGGGACTTCACGCGAATCGCGGCCTCTGATCCCACGATGTGGCGCGATGTGTTTCTGACCAACAAAGACGCGACGCTTGAAATCCTCGGCCGTTTCACCGAAGAATTGTTCGCATTACAACGGGCGATCCGGACAGGTGACGGTGACCACCTGCACGATTACTTTACCAGAACACGCGCGATCCGACGCGGGATTATTGAAGCCGGACAGGACACGGCCGCGCCGGACTTCGGACGCGGCGGAGGGACCAGGAAATGA
- the hisC gene encoding histidinol-phosphate transaminase produces MSQITPQPGIMDIALYEGGASKVEGVANVVKLSSNENPLGPSPKAIAAAQAAMARMNRYPSSDHAELRAAIAEVHGLDASRIICGAGSDEVLCFLCQGFAGPGDEVVYTEHGFGMYRIYALGSGATPVVAPERDRVVDVDAILAACTEKTRLVFIANPANPTGTMVDRADLVRLAEGIPGRAILVLDGAYAEFADGYDGGAALVEARDNVVMTRTFSKLYGLGGLRIGWGYGPKPVIDVLNRLRGPFNLSDVQLRAAEAAVRDRDYATSCQKENARLRNWLAAELGKLGVPSDQSYANFILARFADSDEVDACDAFLKSQGLIVRKVAGYGLSDCLRITVGDEDSCRRVVDAIRAFKEQSE; encoded by the coding sequence ATGAGCCAGATAACGCCGCAACCGGGCATCATGGACATCGCGCTCTACGAGGGCGGTGCGTCAAAAGTCGAAGGGGTGGCGAACGTCGTCAAACTATCTTCGAACGAGAACCCGCTGGGGCCGTCGCCCAAGGCGATCGCGGCTGCGCAGGCGGCGATGGCACGGATGAACCGCTACCCGTCGTCCGATCACGCCGAGTTACGAGCGGCGATTGCCGAGGTGCATGGGCTGGACGCCAGCAGGATCATCTGCGGTGCGGGATCAGACGAAGTGCTGTGCTTCCTGTGTCAGGGTTTTGCGGGGCCGGGTGACGAGGTGGTTTACACCGAGCACGGCTTCGGGATGTACCGCATCTACGCGCTCGGCTCGGGCGCGACGCCCGTGGTGGCGCCTGAACGGGATCGGGTTGTCGATGTCGACGCGATCCTTGCCGCCTGTACGGAAAAGACACGCCTCGTTTTCATCGCCAACCCGGCCAACCCTACAGGCACCATGGTCGATCGGGCTGATCTCGTCCGACTCGCCGAGGGTATCCCCGGCCGGGCGATACTGGTGCTCGACGGGGCGTACGCGGAGTTCGCCGATGGCTATGACGGTGGCGCCGCCCTGGTAGAGGCGCGGGATAATGTCGTCATGACCCGGACGTTCTCCAAGCTCTATGGTCTTGGTGGGCTGCGTATCGGCTGGGGCTATGGGCCGAAGCCGGTGATCGACGTGCTCAACCGTCTGCGTGGACCGTTCAACCTGTCGGACGTGCAGCTTCGGGCGGCTGAAGCGGCGGTACGCGATCGTGACTACGCAACCTCATGCCAAAAGGAAAATGCACGTCTGCGTAACTGGCTGGCGGCAGAGCTGGGCAAGCTCGGTGTGCCATCTGACCAGTCCTACGCGAATTTCATCCTCGCGCGGTTTGCCGACTCGGATGAAGTCGATGCCTGCGATGCTTTCCTGAAGTCCCAAGGTCTGATCGTGCGCAAGGTCGCTGGTTACGGCCTATCCGATTGCCTGCGCATCACGGTTGGCGACGAGGATAGCTGTCGCCGAGTCGTCGACGCGATCCGAGCATTCAAGGAGCAATCCGAATGA
- a CDS encoding gamma-glutamylcyclotransferase, whose translation MTSDRNEMDVALWVFGYGSLIWNPGFTYVRRELAVLPGYHRSFCMRSIHHRGTEDKPGLVLALDPSTGSACAGVAFGVAQPYVEQTLHMLRERELVSSAYLEKRLSLRLDRGPEVEALVYVVDPDHAQYCGGLALEDQAQIISGAHGGRGPNSEYLINTAEHLTELGLEDPELDWLVARVQEIHAA comes from the coding sequence ATGACGAGTGATCGCAACGAAATGGATGTCGCGCTCTGGGTTTTCGGCTACGGGTCACTGATCTGGAATCCGGGCTTTACCTATGTCCGGCGGGAACTGGCTGTCCTGCCCGGATACCACCGATCGTTCTGTATGCGTTCGATTCACCATCGCGGCACCGAAGACAAGCCCGGTCTCGTGCTGGCGCTTGATCCATCCACCGGAAGCGCCTGCGCGGGCGTGGCCTTTGGTGTGGCCCAGCCTTATGTCGAGCAAACCCTGCATATGCTGCGCGAACGTGAACTCGTCTCATCGGCCTATCTGGAGAAGCGCCTGTCCTTGCGGCTCGACCGCGGGCCGGAGGTTGAGGCGCTGGTTTACGTCGTGGACCCCGATCATGCGCAGTATTGTGGGGGCTTGGCCCTGGAAGATCAGGCGCAGATCATTTCGGGTGCCCATGGCGGTCGCGGGCCGAACAGCGAATATCTGATCAACACTGCCGAGCATCTGACTGAGCTCGGACTGGAAGATCCGGAACTCGACTGGCTTGTGGCTCGCGTGCAAGAAATTCATGCTGCATAA
- a CDS encoding DUF72 domain-containing protein produces the protein MTAGRIRIGIGGWTFKPWRGSFYPDDLPQRRELEYASGHLGTIEINGTYYGSQKPETFKKWHDETPDDFVFSVKGPRFATNRKALADGRDSVERFLTSGVTELGRKLGPILWQFMATKKFDPEDFEGFLDLLPEKQDDLSLRHVVEVRHDSFCCDEFVALARKHGVAVASAFDSPHPKIEDVTADFAYLRIMGTKENEPLGYPADALGGWADKLRELAEGRDVFAYIIGGYKDVNPQTAMALIERVS, from the coding sequence ATGACCGCAGGACGTATTCGCATCGGCATCGGCGGCTGGACTTTCAAACCGTGGCGAGGCTCGTTCTACCCCGACGACCTGCCCCAGCGGCGCGAATTGGAATATGCTTCGGGGCATCTTGGCACGATTGAGATCAACGGCACCTATTACGGATCGCAGAAGCCAGAAACCTTCAAGAAATGGCATGACGAGACGCCGGATGATTTCGTCTTCTCGGTCAAGGGTCCGCGCTTTGCGACAAACCGGAAGGCGCTCGCTGACGGGCGAGACTCGGTCGAACGTTTTCTGACGAGCGGTGTGACGGAGCTTGGCAGGAAGCTTGGGCCGATCCTGTGGCAATTCATGGCGACCAAGAAGTTTGACCCGGAGGATTTCGAGGGGTTTCTGGATCTGTTGCCGGAGAAACAAGATGACCTGAGTTTACGGCATGTCGTCGAAGTGCGGCATGACAGTTTTTGTTGCGACGAGTTCGTGGCGCTTGCCCGGAAGCATGGCGTTGCAGTGGCCTCGGCCTTCGACAGCCCTCACCCGAAGATCGAAGATGTCACGGCGGACTTCGCTTACCTCCGGATCATGGGCACCAAGGAGAACGAGCCGTTGGGCTATCCGGCGGATGCGCTTGGCGGCTGGGCCGACAAGCTGCGCGAATTGGCAGAAGGTCGTGACGTATTCGCCTACATCATCGGTGGGTACAAGGATGTGAACCCGCAGACCGCGATGGCGTTGATCGAACGTGTTTCTTAG
- a CDS encoding peptidoglycan -binding protein has protein sequence MALSRRANRFQASIWPGFVDAMTALLLVLIFVLSIFMIVQSLLTETITGQESALDRLSTELDSLAVALGTAQQRNADLEDRVEGLGVELEDARTNEEFQARLIDALTDQVESRTQDLQTAQSRITEFEDQVTALLAQRDTARQTITELEQSAANLTDERDALETALAAAREEVDAEQETARLAAAKADALESLAAELRSEIARKDERIAEVQEDLSEEEAARLAEAAAAQALRDRLENADAELTAMTLSLEEERRKAEETLTLLAAANATKDELDARLAAALTEAEQTQADLDQAQLSQEELREKLAAALAAQLEAETNAEDVLSELEQRQALLAAANSELETVEAESAESQRRVTVLNAQVAQLRQQMERLQGLLDDADARDTQAQVRIETLGSQLNSALARAASEQRRRAELEAAERKRLEEEAKDLERYRSEFFGRLREIIGDQQGVRVVGDRFVFDSEVLFPSGSAQLSPAGRVEIANVARILQEVAAVIPPEIDWIVRVDGHTDDRPIGPGGEFSDNWELSQARALSVVREMVDAYDFPPSRLAAAGFGEYQPVNPAETAEARAQNRRIELKLTER, from the coding sequence ATGGCGCTGAGTCGCAGAGCAAACAGGTTTCAGGCCTCGATTTGGCCCGGGTTTGTCGACGCCATGACGGCGCTGTTGCTTGTGCTGATCTTCGTGTTGTCGATTTTCATGATCGTGCAGTCGTTGCTGACCGAGACAATCACCGGGCAGGAGTCTGCCTTGGACCGGCTCAGCACGGAGCTAGACTCACTCGCAGTTGCATTGGGAACGGCGCAGCAGCGCAATGCCGATCTCGAGGACCGCGTCGAGGGCCTTGGGGTCGAGTTGGAGGATGCGCGCACAAATGAAGAATTTCAGGCACGCCTTATTGATGCGCTGACAGATCAGGTCGAAAGCCGGACGCAGGACCTGCAAACGGCCCAGTCACGGATCACGGAATTCGAAGATCAGGTCACGGCCTTGCTCGCACAAAGGGACACGGCACGTCAGACTATCACCGAACTGGAACAAAGCGCCGCCAACCTGACCGACGAGCGCGACGCGCTGGAAACGGCTTTGGCGGCCGCGCGGGAAGAAGTGGATGCCGAACAGGAGACCGCTCGACTGGCCGCTGCCAAGGCCGATGCGTTGGAAAGTCTGGCGGCGGAACTGCGGTCGGAGATCGCGCGGAAGGATGAACGCATTGCCGAGGTGCAGGAGGATCTTTCCGAGGAAGAAGCCGCGCGCTTGGCCGAAGCCGCTGCAGCACAGGCTTTGCGGGATCGGTTGGAAAACGCCGACGCCGAACTGACAGCCATGACCCTGTCGTTGGAAGAAGAACGAAGGAAGGCCGAAGAAACGCTGACGCTTCTTGCGGCAGCGAACGCGACCAAGGACGAACTGGATGCGCGACTGGCGGCGGCTTTGACGGAAGCGGAACAAACACAGGCCGATCTGGATCAGGCGCAGCTATCGCAGGAGGAGTTGCGGGAAAAGCTTGCGGCGGCGCTGGCGGCACAGCTTGAAGCCGAAACCAACGCCGAGGATGTGCTGTCCGAACTGGAACAACGGCAAGCTTTGCTGGCCGCAGCAAACAGCGAATTGGAAACGGTAGAAGCCGAAAGCGCCGAGAGCCAGCGGCGGGTAACGGTACTAAATGCCCAGGTTGCGCAGCTCCGGCAACAGATGGAACGGCTTCAAGGCTTGCTCGACGATGCCGACGCGCGTGACACGCAGGCACAGGTGCGCATCGAGACGCTTGGGTCGCAGCTCAATTCCGCGTTGGCCCGCGCAGCTTCTGAACAACGGCGACGCGCGGAACTGGAAGCGGCGGAACGCAAACGACTGGAGGAGGAAGCCAAGGACCTGGAGCGCTACAGGTCTGAATTCTTCGGTCGTTTGCGCGAGATTATCGGCGATCAGCAAGGCGTGCGGGTGGTCGGTGATCGCTTCGTGTTCGATTCAGAAGTTCTGTTTCCATCGGGTTCTGCGCAGTTGTCGCCTGCAGGACGTGTCGAGATCGCCAATGTCGCGCGTATCCTGCAAGAGGTTGCCGCTGTGATCCCGCCGGAGATCGACTGGATCGTGCGCGTGGATGGACACACCGATGACCGGCCCATCGGTCCGGGGGGTGAATTTAGCGACAATTGGGAGCTCAGCCAGGCACGCGCGCTGTCCGTGGTGCGAGAGATGGTCGATGCCTATGACTTCCCCCCATCTCGTCTCGCGGCGGCCGGTTTTGGCGAATACCAGCCAGTCAACCCTGCGGAAACGGCAGAGGCACGCGCGCAAAACCGACGCATCGAGTTGAAGCTGACAGAACGGTGA
- a CDS encoding DUF2125 domain-containing protein has translation MKVILAIIVAIAAAWSIYWFVGSSAVERGISGWLQDRAEEGWMVNTSDVSTTGFPNRFDTTISDIELADPETGLAWEAPFFQILALSYNPHHIIAVWPDQQTIATPLERIDVTSANMRGSVVFDRASNLRLNRTTIEFESLGLMSSLDWKAALDQGQLAVRQTESDTNTYDIAFRASGLQLPNWLIEQLEKHGLTRSKANLMTVEATAAFNGPWDLSALEDARPQPTHIDLSLAQVKWDDLELRLAGTVDIADGIPEGQLSVQATNWREILEIAKTSGVIPNGVGDILERGLATLARMKGNPDTIDIPLEFKDGRTTLGGLIPLGPAPLIVLR, from the coding sequence ATGAAGGTCATCCTGGCAATTATCGTGGCTATCGCCGCCGCATGGAGCATTTACTGGTTTGTCGGCTCCAGCGCGGTAGAGCGCGGCATCTCTGGCTGGTTGCAGGATCGCGCGGAAGAAGGCTGGATGGTCAACACATCGGACGTGTCTACCACGGGCTTCCCCAACCGTTTCGACACCACGATTTCCGACATCGAATTGGCGGACCCGGAAACCGGGCTGGCGTGGGAAGCACCGTTCTTCCAGATACTTGCGCTCAGCTACAATCCGCATCACATCATCGCCGTCTGGCCCGACCAGCAAACCATCGCGACCCCGTTGGAAAGGATAGACGTGACCAGCGCCAATATGCGGGGGTCAGTCGTCTTCGATCGTGCAAGCAACCTGCGCCTGAACCGGACGACCATAGAATTCGAAAGCCTCGGCCTGATGTCGAGCCTCGACTGGAAAGCCGCGCTGGATCAGGGGCAGTTGGCCGTCCGCCAAACCGAAAGCGATACGAACACCTATGACATCGCATTCAGGGCCTCGGGTCTGCAACTGCCCAACTGGTTGATCGAACAGCTTGAGAAACACGGCCTGACGCGCAGCAAGGCAAATCTGATGACCGTGGAGGCTACCGCCGCCTTCAATGGCCCATGGGATCTAAGTGCATTGGAAGATGCCCGCCCGCAACCCACTCATATCGATCTGTCACTGGCTCAGGTAAAATGGGATGATCTGGAACTAAGGCTCGCGGGCACTGTCGACATCGCCGACGGAATTCCCGAAGGCCAGTTGTCGGTTCAGGCGACCAATTGGCGCGAGATTCTGGAAATCGCCAAGACCTCCGGCGTCATTCCAAACGGCGTTGGCGACATCCTGGAACGCGGGCTGGCGACACTGGCGCGGATGAAGGGAAATCCTGATACCATCGATATCCCGCTGGAGTTCAAAGACGGTCGCACAACATTGGGCGGCCTGATCCCACTCGGGCCTGCCCCGCTGATCGTCCTGCGTTAA
- a CDS encoding TIGR00341 family protein → MAERLIIVSAPHKFRDSIVDLHDHEGVVECHTYRTDEDEHDAVHLLVSADMRQELLDKLQDILSGNEDWRLIIMPVEASVPRPEEEDAGDKEEENEEKRKQAKAVESREELYEKVSKNAELSEIYLLFVGLSAVVAAIGLIENNVAVIVGAMVIAPLLGPNLAFCLGVALGDRELMFKAILTTAAGIGLVVVLGGVIGYFWPIDFDSEELMSRTEVGLDSMALALASGAAAALSMTTGVSSALVGVMVAVALMPPAVAIGLFLGADRAQDALGALLLLSVNVVCLNLAAQLSFVARGITPRTWMERKNARRAVFVNVIIWIALTVLLAVLLLIRKQTG, encoded by the coding sequence ATGGCTGAACGGCTCATCATTGTCAGTGCGCCGCACAAATTTCGCGATTCGATCGTCGATTTGCATGATCACGAGGGCGTGGTCGAGTGTCACACCTACCGCACCGATGAAGACGAACACGACGCGGTACACCTGCTTGTCAGCGCGGATATGCGACAGGAACTTCTCGACAAGCTGCAGGATATCTTGTCGGGCAATGAAGACTGGCGCCTGATCATTATGCCGGTCGAAGCCAGCGTGCCTCGCCCGGAAGAGGAAGATGCCGGCGACAAGGAAGAAGAGAACGAGGAAAAGCGCAAGCAGGCCAAGGCAGTCGAGAGCCGCGAAGAGCTTTACGAGAAGGTTTCCAAGAACGCCGAGTTGAGCGAGATCTACCTGCTGTTCGTCGGCTTGTCGGCGGTCGTCGCCGCCATTGGCCTGATCGAGAACAACGTGGCCGTCATCGTCGGTGCGATGGTCATCGCGCCGCTGCTGGGCCCGAACCTTGCCTTCTGTCTTGGGGTAGCGCTTGGTGACCGGGAATTGATGTTCAAGGCAATCTTGACAACGGCGGCCGGGATCGGACTGGTCGTCGTGCTGGGTGGCGTTATCGGGTACTTCTGGCCGATCGACTTCGACAGCGAAGAATTGATGTCTCGGACCGAGGTAGGGCTGGATTCCATGGCCTTGGCGCTGGCCTCCGGTGCGGCGGCGGCGCTTTCCATGACGACTGGGGTGAGTTCCGCCCTGGTTGGCGTGATGGTTGCGGTCGCACTGATGCCGCCTGCTGTGGCCATCGGGCTGTTTCTGGGGGCGGACAGGGCGCAGGATGCGCTGGGTGCACTGCTGTTGTTAAGCGTGAACGTCGTGTGCCTGAACCTTGCCGCGCAGTTGTCATTCGTGGCGCGCGGTATTACGCCACGCACCTGGATGGAGCGCAAGAACGCCCGCCGGGCCGTCTTCGTCAATGTAATCATCTGGATCGCACTGACAGTGTTGCTGGCGGTATTGCTGCTGATCCGGAAGCAGACGGGTTGA
- a CDS encoding biopolymer transporter ExbB yields the protein MMLIVSIAVGAGAYVAYPRVAPVFLANPWLNGTIILVFIFGVLACVWQVLQLISSVSWIEDFATHRPGHELMRAPRLLAPLAALLRSRGARMQIGPASSRSILDSVGQRIDEARDITRYVVNLLIFLGLLGTFYGLATTVPAVVDTIRSLAPAEGESSTAVFARLIGGLEQQLSGMGTAFASSLLGLAGSLVVGLLELFASHGQNRFYRELEEWLSTITRVGFSSGDAEGGAESAGVVGVMADQMAEQLDALHSMLRDANDSRAQVDQSLTTLAASIERLTTRLDEEVKATDVLTRIADGQERLISSVADYVERPARESEEVEAEMRMRLRSLDVQLLRLTEELGTGRAETTTELRKDLARLTRVIEQAAGLEDAGHPDKPAVR from the coding sequence ATGATGTTGATTGTCTCGATTGCGGTCGGGGCAGGGGCGTATGTCGCCTATCCACGCGTTGCGCCCGTCTTTCTGGCCAATCCCTGGTTGAATGGCACGATCATACTGGTGTTCATCTTCGGCGTACTGGCCTGCGTGTGGCAGGTGTTGCAGCTTATCTCATCCGTCAGTTGGATCGAGGATTTCGCGACGCACCGGCCAGGACACGAATTGATGCGCGCGCCGCGTCTGTTGGCACCACTGGCCGCGCTGCTTCGATCGCGCGGGGCGCGGATGCAGATCGGGCCCGCCTCGTCTCGTTCTATCCTCGACTCCGTTGGTCAGAGGATTGACGAGGCGCGTGACATCACGCGCTATGTGGTCAACCTGCTGATCTTTCTCGGTCTGCTTGGCACGTTCTATGGGCTTGCGACGACCGTGCCCGCCGTGGTCGATACCATTCGGTCTCTGGCACCTGCGGAAGGGGAAAGCTCTACCGCTGTCTTTGCGCGGTTGATCGGGGGACTTGAACAGCAGTTGTCGGGCATGGGAACGGCCTTTGCCTCGTCGCTGTTGGGCCTTGCCGGGTCGCTGGTCGTTGGCCTGCTGGAATTATTCGCAAGCCATGGCCAGAACCGCTTTTACCGTGAACTGGAAGAATGGCTGTCCACGATCACCCGTGTCGGTTTCTCGTCTGGCGATGCCGAGGGTGGCGCGGAAAGTGCGGGCGTCGTCGGTGTCATGGCCGACCAGATGGCGGAACAGTTGGACGCGCTGCACAGCATGCTGCGCGATGCCAATGACAGCCGGGCGCAAGTTGATCAGAGCCTGACAACCCTTGCCGCATCCATCGAACGTCTGACAACGCGGCTCGATGAAGAGGTCAAGGCGACGGATGTTCTGACACGCATAGCGGATGGTCAGGAACGGCTGATCAGCTCGGTCGCCGATTATGTTGAGCGGCCGGCTCGCGAGTCCGAGGAAGTGGAAGCCGAAATGCGGATGCGTTTGCGCAGTCTCGACGTTCAGCTTCTGCGTTTGACCGAAGAACTTGGAACGGGTCGCGCGGAAACGACGACCGAATTGCGCAAGGATCTGGCGCGTTTGACACGGGTAATCGAACAGGCCGCCGGACTGGAAGATGCGGGGCATCCAGACAAGCCTGCGGTGCGATAG
- the rpsD gene encoding 30S ribosomal protein S4, with protein sequence MTKRTSAKYKIDRRMGENIWGRPKSPVNRREYGPGQHGQRRKGKLSDFGIQLRAKQKLKGHYGDLTEKQFRRIFAEAERVKGDTGENLIGLLERRLDAVVYRAKFVPTVFAARQFVNHGHVKVNGKRVNIPSYRVKEGDVIEVRDKSKQLAVVLEATQLAERDVPDYIEADHSKMTATFVRTPGLGDVPYAVQMEPNLVIEYYAQN encoded by the coding sequence GTGACGAAACGCACGTCTGCCAAGTACAAAATTGACCGCCGCATGGGCGAAAACATCTGGGGTCGTCCGAAGTCCCCGGTCAACCGTCGTGAATATGGCCCTGGCCAGCACGGTCAGCGCCGCAAGGGTAAGCTGTCCGACTTCGGTATCCAGCTGCGCGCCAAGCAGAAGCTGAAAGGCCATTACGGCGACCTGACCGAAAAGCAGTTCCGCCGCATCTTCGCTGAAGCCGAGCGCGTAAAAGGCGACACCGGTGAAAACCTCATCGGCCTGCTGGAGCGTCGTCTGGACGCTGTTGTCTACCGCGCCAAGTTCGTTCCGACCGTGTTTGCTGCACGTCAGTTCGTGAACCACGGCCATGTCAAAGTGAATGGCAAGCGCGTCAACATCCCGTCCTACCGCGTTAAGGAAGGCGACGTGATCGAAGTGCGCGACAAGTCCAAGCAACTGGCTGTCGTTCTGGAAGCCACGCAACTGGCCGAGCGCGATGTTCCTGACTACATCGAGGCTGACCATTCGAAGATGACCGCCACCTTCGTCCGCACCCCGGGCCTGGGCGACGTGCCGTATGCGGTTCAGATGGAACCGAACCTCGTCATCGAATACTACGCCCAGAACTGA
- a CDS encoding extensin family protein, which produces MKRAAAALACILSISAQTAAAVPPEISTRPDRRPAEFDQGQLELPRPSGALFISPRPTSRPENLKRAATVRAAGFVPAPLPTPTAPKRGALCGDPRLSGAPAAPIPAKMAGCGLDSGVQITAVDGIPLSQVAKIDCVTAVALANWVQGGLKPIVGRTGGGVAQIKVAAHYVCRPRNNQSGARVSEHGRGRAIDITGFMLRNGAQMNVLTGWNDRSQGKYLKQMHSSACGVFGTVLGPNANAAHRDHFHFDTARYRSGSYCR; this is translated from the coding sequence ATGAAACGAGCAGCGGCAGCCTTGGCGTGTATACTATCCATTTCCGCCCAGACCGCCGCTGCCGTTCCGCCCGAAATCTCGACGCGGCCCGACCGACGGCCTGCCGAGTTCGACCAAGGACAGTTGGAGTTACCGCGCCCTTCGGGGGCTTTGTTTATCTCTCCGCGACCGACATCCAGACCCGAGAACCTGAAACGCGCAGCGACCGTACGCGCTGCAGGGTTTGTGCCCGCACCTTTGCCTACTCCCACGGCGCCAAAGCGTGGTGCCCTTTGCGGTGATCCGCGTCTCAGCGGTGCACCCGCCGCGCCGATCCCTGCGAAAATGGCGGGATGCGGGTTGGATAGCGGGGTGCAGATAACTGCTGTTGACGGGATTCCGCTGTCACAAGTGGCGAAGATTGACTGTGTTACAGCGGTTGCGCTTGCCAATTGGGTGCAGGGCGGGCTGAAACCGATTGTGGGGCGCACCGGCGGGGGTGTCGCCCAGATCAAGGTTGCCGCTCATTACGTCTGCCGTCCGCGCAACAATCAAAGCGGCGCGAGGGTGTCGGAGCATGGCCGGGGTCGCGCGATTGACATCACGGGCTTTATGTTGCGCAACGGTGCGCAGATGAACGTGTTGACGGGCTGGAATGACCGATCACAGGGCAAATATCTGAAACAGATGCATTCCTCGGCTTGCGGTGTGTTCGGCACTGTTCTTGGCCCCAATGCCAACGCCGCACATCGCGATCATTTTCATTTCGACACGGCCCGCTATCGTAGTGGATCGTATTGCCGTTAA